In Bombus affinis isolate iyBomAffi1 unplaced genomic scaffold, iyBomAffi1.2 ctg00000068.1, whole genome shotgun sequence, the following proteins share a genomic window:
- the LOC126926981 gene encoding uncharacterized protein LOC126926981: MKWITVTGDLKGISSNWPGKTTEQKGSRLKSFRSNSFDVSTLHGAKSKLSGSSKAAISTFMAPSNWFTKRHQSMSKKPEDLVTASLSLKFDKSKVVKAVKSYGTTLVEPKWTLRYLVAQLRRC, encoded by the exons atgaagtggataacggtaaccggagatctgaagggaatttcttcaaactggcccggaaaaacgaccgaacagaaaggaagtcgattgaagagcttccgttccaacagcttcgacgtgtcgacattgcacggagctaaaagtaagcttagcggatcctcgaaagccgctatttcgacctttatggcaccgtcgaattggttcacgaagagacaccaatcgatgtcgaagaagccggaagatttagtaacggccagtttaagtctcaagttcgataaatcgaaggtagtgaaggcggtgaag tcgtatgggacaacactagtggaaccaaagtggacgctcag gtatttggtagcgcaattgagaagatgttaa